The following proteins are encoded in a genomic region of Fusarium keratoplasticum isolate Fu6.1 chromosome 9, whole genome shotgun sequence:
- a CDS encoding NMO domain-containing protein, producing MTTPGPITTPLTSLLGIQHPIVLAGMARTSGGRLAAAVSNAGGLGVIGGFMYTPDQLREIIAEMKANFSRPDLPFGVDLALPQIGGNARKTNHDYTGGKLDELIDITIESGAKLFVSAVGVPPKDVIKRLHDKGILVMNMVGHPKHAVKALELGVDMVCAQGGEGGGHTGDVANSVLIPAVADVAAKYHPPLLKGLPALVLAAGGISSGRSLASSLMQGAAGVWVGTRFVASVEAGCSEEHKNEVVSCGFDETQRTLVISGRPLRMKTNEYIRKWHDKPEEIRQLCDKGVVPLEHDLDEGADVDLPYLMGQVAGAITSVQPAGEIVDEMVKEAVEMLKLGGTYLTAKPRL from the exons ATGACGACACCAGGCCCCATCACAACACCTCTCACCTCCTTGCTGGGCATCCAGCACCCCATTGTCCTCGCCGGCATGGCCAGGACATCAGGAGGCCGCCTTGCTGCCGCGGTATCCAACGCCGGCGGACTCGGTGTCATTGGCGGCTTCATGTACACTCCCGACCAGCTCCGCGAGATCAtcgccgagatgaaggccaaCTTCTCACGACCTGACCTGCCGTTTGGCGTTGACCTCGCGCTGCCTCAGATTGGAGGGAACGCGCGAAAGACGAACCATGATTACACGGGTGGTAAACTGGATGAGCTGATTGATATCACTATCGAGAGCGGTGCCAAGTTGTTTGTTAGTGCGGTCGGTGTGCCGCCTAAGGACGTTATTAAGAGGCTTCACGACAAGGGGATTTTGGTGATGAATATGGTTGGACATCCAAAGCATGCG GTGAAAgcgcttgagcttggtgtcgACATGGTCTGCGCCCAAGGCGGCGAAGGCGGCGGCCACACAGGCGACGTTGCCAACTCGGTCCTTATCCCTGCTGTTGCAGACGTGGCGGCCAAGTatcaccctcctcttctcaaGGGTCTTCCCGCGCTGGTGCTTGCAGCGGGTGGCATTTCGTCTGGACGCAGCCTGGCAAGTTCGTTGATGCAGGGAGCGGCGGGTGTTTGGGTTGGCACACGGTTTGTGGCCTCTGTAGAGGCGGGATGCAGTGAGGAGCACAAGAATGAGGTTGTTTCTTGTGGCTTTGATGAGACGCAGCGGACGCTTGTGATATCTGGAAGGccgttgaggatgaagacgaatGAGTATATTCGGAAGTGGCACGACAAGCCTGAGGAAATACGACAGCTCTGCGATAAGGGAGTAGTACCTCTCGAGCACGATCTTGACGAAGGAGCGGATGTAGACTTGCCTTATCTCATGGGGCAGGTTGCTGGAGCCATCACGAGCGTGCAGCCGGCTGGGGAGATTGTCGAtgagatggtcaaggaggcggTTGAGATGCTGAAGCTAGGAGGCACGTATCtgacagccaagccaaggctgtgA